One window of Polyangiaceae bacterium genomic DNA carries:
- a CDS encoding SDR family NAD(P)-dependent oxidoreductase: MSLRKVLITGGTRGIGRALAEVLVHEGAEVLVCGRSRDAVEATQRELGVRGVACDITLERDRERLASVVRGELAGLDVLIHNAGVQHDHDVCNGLDLERATQELALNLSAPIALTDRLLPLLVASGDGCLVNVTSALGVVPSPRAPVYSASKAALSAWSQAIRPRLATQGVRVVEVIPPVVATEMTLGRQDGAISAEQAASAIVRGLRAQRDRIVIGKAKLLLAMNRVAPSLARRVIQGR, from the coding sequence TTGTCTCTGCGCAAGGTCCTGATCACAGGCGGCACTCGTGGGATTGGGCGCGCGCTCGCGGAGGTGCTGGTGCACGAAGGGGCGGAAGTCTTGGTCTGCGGCCGCAGTCGCGACGCGGTCGAGGCAACTCAGCGGGAGCTAGGCGTACGAGGTGTGGCTTGCGACATCACCCTTGAGCGGGACCGCGAACGTCTCGCTAGTGTGGTGCGTGGCGAGCTCGCTGGCCTCGACGTCTTGATCCACAACGCGGGGGTTCAACACGATCACGATGTGTGCAACGGACTCGACCTGGAGCGCGCGACGCAAGAGCTCGCGCTCAACTTGAGCGCGCCGATCGCGCTCACGGACAGGCTTCTGCCCCTGTTGGTAGCTTCCGGAGACGGCTGCCTAGTCAACGTCACCTCGGCGTTGGGCGTCGTTCCTAGCCCGCGTGCTCCGGTCTACAGCGCTTCGAAGGCCGCGCTCAGCGCGTGGAGTCAGGCCATTCGCCCGCGCCTCGCCACCCAGGGAGTCCGCGTGGTGGAGGTGATCCCACCCGTTGTTGCTACAGAAATGACGCTAGGCAGACAAGACGGTGCGATCTCCGCAGAGCAAGCGGCCTCAGCAATCGTCCGAGGCCTGCGTGCCCAGCGCGATCGCATCGTGATCGGTAAGGCGAAGCTACTCCTAGCCATGAACCGAGTCGCACCGAGCCTCGCGCGGCGAGTGATTCAAGGCCGCTAG